Sequence from the Chanodichthys erythropterus isolate Z2021 chromosome 12, ASM2448905v1, whole genome shotgun sequence genome:
TAAACACCACCTAACTGATGCATTTAGCTGGTTATTTGTATAGGTCTGATTGAATGCATCCGGACATACCAGCAACTTTTATTCTCCCTCTGCGGCAGATCATGACTACACACACGATCACAGCGACGATGACGAGTGTGAGAACCAGGGGTATGATGATCATGATGACCAAGGTGAGATCATCTGTGTCTGCATCTGTATCTGTCCCATTTGTCAGCTCGGTTTTCTTATCAACAGAGCCACTGTTTGGTGTGGTGCCTAAATCCATAGACGCAATTGCATAAGATTTAAGTAAAGGATGATTTCCTGAACCTGAAAGTCACAGTATACGATGATCACACAAAGCTGTGAAATGCTTATTTCAGCTTGAGGTTAAGCACATGAAAAGTTTAATGCATACCCTGGTTGCTCCCATCTCCAGATCCAGGTGCATCCCCATTATTCTctataaagaaataaatgaatcatgaaaatacaaataaacaaacatctacacttaaaacatttttatacatttgatCTCTGTATATGGCTTATATGGCTTATGAATTGCAAAATAATTTTTGCTACATATTACagctgtaaaaaacaaaaacaaaacaaaaaaaaatggtattgaTACTGTAATTATAATAAACAGCTGTTGC
This genomic interval carries:
- the tmem154 gene encoding transmembrane protein 154, encoding MNLILFLLLALTASRTRLVQCEEEKEDGEILIVTSQPEVEDPENNGDAPGSGDGSNQGSGNHPLLKSYAIASMDLGTTPNSGSVDKKTELTNGTDTDADTDDLTLVIMIIIPLVLTLVIVAVIVCVVMICRRGRIKVAGTKEDPYLDHEDHEKVPMPMFEDDIPSVMELEMEDLENWISKDGGKKVDTGQI